The DNA region CAAGGGTTAGGCCACTGGCTTCGGGTGTTACCGACTTTCATGACGTGACGGGCGGTGTGTACAAGGCCCGGGAACGTATTCACCGCAGCGTTGCTGATCTGCGATTACTAGCGACTCCAACTTCACGGGGTCGAGTTGCAGACCCCGATCCGAACTGAGACCGGCTTTAAGGATTCGCTCCACCTCGCGGTATCGCAGCCCTCTGTACCGGCCATTGTAGCATGTGTGAAGCCCTGGACATAAGGGGCATGATGACTTGACGTCGTCCCCACCTTCCTCCGAGTTGACCCCGGCAGTCTCTCACGAGTCCCCGCCATTACGCGCTGGCAACATAAGATAAGGGTTGCGCTCGTTGCGGGACTTAACCCAACATCTCACGACACGAGCTGACGACAGCCATGCACCACCTGTACACCGACCACAAGGGGGGCCATATCTCTATGGCTTTCCGGTGTATGTCAAACCCAGGTAAGGTTCTTCGCGTTGCATCGAATTAATCCACATGCTCCGCCGCTTGTGCGGGCCCCCGTCAATTCCTTTGAGTTTTAGCCTTGCGGCCGTACTCCCCAGGCGGGTACTTAATGCGTTAGCTACGGCACGGATCCCGTGGAAGGAAACCCACACCTAGTACCCACCGTTTACGGCGTGGACTACCAGGGTATCTAATCCTGTTCGCTACCCACGCTTTCGCTTCTCAGCGTCAGTTACTTCCCAGAGACCCGCCTTCGCCACCGGTGTTCCTCCTGATATCTGCGCATTTCACCGCTACACCAGGAATTCCAGTCTCCCCTGAAGTACTCTAGTCTGCCCGTATCGACTGCAAGCTTGCAGTTGAGCTGCAAGTTTTCACAATCGACGTGACAGACCGCCTACAAGCTCTTTACGCCCAGTAATTCCGGACAACGCTCGCACCCTACGTATTACCGCGGCTGCTGGCACGTAGTTGGCCGGTGCTTCTTCTACAGGTACCGTCACTTGCGCTTCGTCCCTGTCAAAAGAGGTTTACAACCCGAAGGCCGTCATCCCTCACGCGGCGTCGCTGCATCAGGCTTTCGCCCATTGTGCAATATTCCCCACTGCTGCCTCCCGTAGGAGTCTGGGCCGTGTCTCAGTCCCAGTGTGGCCGGTCACCCTCTCAGGTCGGCTACCCGTCGTCGCCTTGGTGGGCCGTTACCCCACCAACAAGCTGATAGGCCGCGGGCCCATCTCGCACCAGTAAACCTTTCCAACAGCCCCCATGCAGAGGCTGCTCATATCCGGTATTAGACCCAGTTTCCCAGGCTTATCCCAGAGTGCGAGGCAGATCACCCACGTGTTACTCACCCGTTCGCCGCTCGTGTACCCCGAAGGGCCTTACCGCTCGACTTGCATGTGTTAAGCACGCCGCTAGCGTTCGTCCTGAGCCAGGATCAAACTCTCCGTTGAAGACTCTAGATTTGCCCGAAGGCGAATCAGAAGTATCTCCGAACCAGAGTCCGAAAACCTAGCAAATCAAACGCCAGCAAAAGTATTTGCTGACTAAATGTCCAACCACCCTCACGGGGGTGAGAATGATTGGAACCAAATAAAATATTTGGCACTGACATTCATCGACACACTATTGAGTTCTCAAAGAACACACGCCAACACACCAACATCCCGGAACTTTCGTCCCGCTTGTCGGTGAGGCTGCTGTTGAAGCTTAACTCAGTCCTCGCAGCAGAACCAAATCCGCTGGTCGGTCGAAGCTAATGTGATCATCAGGCGCTCCTCGTACAACCTCGTTTCCCAGGCCCTTGGGGCTCCGGGTCGGTGTCCGTGTCGCTCTGACCTGGACTAAGTTACGTGTTGCTACGAACAGAAGTCAAATCGGCTGGTCAAAGGCATAATTCGCGGGTGTACGTGTGTGGTTGGTCGATTACGAGTGCAGTTGTCGACGAGTTCGCGGAAAGACTGCCCGGGATTGAGGAAACCGACTGGCGCGTTAGTTGGTTACCGGGCCGACTGCTCACTCGCGAGCAAGCGCTGGCGGCCATGGAATTGGCCGAGCTGCTCTTCGATCCCGCCTCCCGCAACGACCCCGGCACCCCCGCGACCGTCGCGGCCGCGGCCGAACTGCTCGGCATCCGGCCCATCGACGCGGCGGCCGCTCTCTCCGCCCGGCACCCCAACCGTTGATTCGAACCCCCACCGAATAGCCGCGCCGTCCCTAGCATCAGTGCGCATGCAAGACATCAGCTCGCTGCTCCACAAGATCAGGCACGGACTCGATACCCAGGTGAGCCTGTCCCGGCTCCGGCGCGACCGCACCCTGGCCGACGCCGTCGCCGGCCGGACCGTGCTGCTCACCGGGGCGTCGTCCGGCATCGGGCGGGTCGCCGCCATTCAGCTCGGCGCGGCCGGGGCCACCGTCCTGCTGGTCGCGCGGCGAGCCGAGGAGCTCGCGCGGGTGGTCGCCGAGATCGAGGCCGAGGGCGGGAAGGCCGTCGCCTATCCCTGCGATCTCAATGATTTCGACGCCCTCGACGCCATGACCGCGCAGGTCCTCGCCGACCACGGCCACGTGGACATACTGGTCAACAATGCCGGGCGCTCGATCCGCCGGTCGCTCGACCAGTCCTACGACCGCTTCCACGACTACGAACGCACCATGCGGCTCAACTACTTCGCCGCGGTCCGCCTCATCCTCGCCTTCGCCCCCGCCATGCGCGACCGCCGCGACGGGCAGATCATCAACATCCTGTCGCTGGCCAACCTCTACGGCGGCCCCGGCTACGCCGCCTATGTCGCCTCGAAAGCCGCGCTCGATTCACTGAGCACCAACCTGCAGGCCGAAACCCAGACCGAGAACCTGCGCTTCACCTCGATCTACCTCCCCCTCGTCCGCACCGACATGATCACCGCCAACCCCGTCTACCAGCAGGCCACCGCCAACGCCCTGACCGCGGACGAAGGCGGCCGGATCATTTGCGACGCCATCATCGACCGACCCCGCCGCCTCGCCCCCGTCATGGGCCGGGTCGCCGCCCTGGTCGACAGCGTCCTCCCCGAGCGCGCGGACACCATCCGCCACGCCCGCTTCCGCCAAGGCATGTGACCGCCGGCCGCCGTCACTCCCGGCGGCGGCCCCACAACACGGCCAGCGCCAGCATCCACCCACTCCACAGCACGTATCCGGCGAAATTCGCCTGCTGGGCGCCCGGCACCCGCCACGGGGCGGCCACGCCGAGCAGAATCAGGGCCGCCGCGACCGTGCCGAGCACGGCGAACCAGCGCGGAAAACCCTTGCGCCACAAGACCGATGCCACCAACACGGTCCACACGGCGGTCAGCGAGTAGCCCAGCGTCTCACCGACGACCGAGCCCAACAGCCTGTTCCAGACCGCGGGTAATCGAAGACCGCGCCCAGACCGGCGAACCCAGCGTTCATGGACATCACCGCCGCGACGATCAGCACGAGCACGGCAGCCCCATCCCCGGTTACGACGCCCCGAAGGACACCGTCGCCCCCGGCGCCACGGTCGTCCTACTGCTCGCCGACATCGCCGGCCAGGGCGCAGCCGCCGACCGCCTCACCCCCGCCGCCCTGCCCACTCCCCTGCCCGCCCCCGTGCGCGCCGACCTGCGCGCCCTCATCGACCAGCAGTCCTCCGAACTCCCCGAAGAGGTCCTCGACCGCGTATTCCTCGGCTGGACACCGCTTTTCGGCCTGGTCACCTTCGAGATCTTCGGCCGCCTGGACGGCACCATCGAAGCCGTCGCCGACTACTTCCACCACCCATGAACCTGATGGCCGACCTCGTCGGCCTCCCTGCCGCCGACTGACTCCCGCCCGCCTCGGAGCGACTCACCAGGTGAGCCTGAGACTCGCCGATTCCGGCCCGGCATCCCCGTTTTCCCACCACCACACAGCACTGGGCCCGGTCACCGTGAGGTGACCGGGCCCAGTTCGATCAATTCCGTTGCCGGAGGCGCGGACTAGAAGTCCATGCCGCCCATGCCACCGGTCGGGTCGCCCGCGGGGGCGGCCTTCTCCGGCTTGTCGGCGACGACGGCCTCGGTGGTGAGGAACAGCGCCGCGATGGAAGCGGCGTTCTGCAGGGCCGAGCGGGTGACCTTGACCGGGTCGGCAACGCCGGCGGCCAGCAGGTCGACGTACTCGCCCGAGTCGGCGTTCAGGCCGTGGCCGGCGGGAAGGTTCGAGACCTTCTCGGCGACGACGCCCGGCTCCAGGCCGGCGTTGAAGGCGATCTGCTTCAGCGGCGCGGACAGCGCGACGCGAACGATGTTCGCGCCGGTGGCCTCGTCACCGGTCAGGGTCAGCGCGTCCAGGGCCGGAGCCGACTGCAGCAGGGCCACGCCACCACCGGCGACGATGCCCTCTTCGACGGCGGCCTTCGCGTTGCGGACGGCGTCCTCGATGCGGTGCTTGCGCTCCTTGAGCTCGACCTCGGTCGCGGCGCCGGCCTTGATGACCGCGACACCGCCGGCCAGCTTGGCCAGACGCTCCTGCAGCTTCTCACGGTCGTAGTCCGAGTCCGAGTTCTCGATCTCGGTGCGGATCTGCTGCACGCGGCCCTTGATGGCCTCCGCGTCGCCCGCGCCCTCGACGATGGTGGTCTCGTCCTTGGTGATGACGACCTTGCGGGCCTGGCCCAGCAGCTCGATGCCGGCGGTCTCCAGCGAGAGGCCGACCTCTTCGCTGATGACCTCGCCACCGGTCAGGATGGCGATGTCGGCCAGCATGGCCTTGCGACGGTCACCGAAGCCCGGCGCCTTGACGGCGATGGACTTGAAGGTGCCACGGATCTTGTTCACGACCAGGGTCGACAGGGCCTCGCCCTCGACGTCCTCGGCGATGATCAGCAGCGGCTTGCCGGCCTGGATGACCTTCTCCAGCAGCGGCAGCAGGTCCTTGACGGTCGAGATCTTCGAACCGACGAGCAGGATGTACGGGTCCTCGAGGACCGCTTCCTGACGCTCGGGGTCGGTCACGAAGTAACCGGAGATGTAGCCCTTGTCGAAGCGCATGCCCTCGGTGAGCTCCAGCTGGAGACCGAAGGTGTTGCTCTCCTCGACGGTGATGACGCCTTCCTTGCCGACCTTGTCCATGGCCTCGGCGATGAGCTCACCGATGGACGAGTCGCCGGCCGAGATACCGGCGGTGGCGGCGATCTGCTCCTTGGTCTCGACCTCCTTGGCGGTGTCGAGCAGCTTGGCGGTGACGGCCTCGACGGCCTTCTCGATGCCGCGCTTCAGGCCGAGCGGGTTGGCGCCGGCGGCCACGTTGCGCAGGCCCTCACGGACCAGCGCCTGGGCCAGCACGGTGGCGGTGGTGGTGCCGTCACCCGCAACGTCGTCGGTCTTCTTGGCAACTTCCTTGACGAGCTCCGCGCCGATCTTCTCGTACGGGTCCTCGAGCTCGATTTCCTTCGCGATGGAGACACCGTCGTTGGTGATGGTGGGGGCGCCCCACTTCTTCTCCAGCACGACGTTGCGGCCCTTGGGGCCCAGGGTCACCTTGACGGCGTCAGCGAGGGCGTTCAGGCCACGCTCGAGTCCGCGGCGAGCCTCTTCGTCGTACGCAATTGTCTTGGCCATTGCGTTGAGATCCTCCAGATCTGGGGATTGACAGTGTTCTGGCCAGGCATGGTGCCCGCGACGGACGACCGAGGAGCTTCGGTTGAAACACAGCCCGGCCTCACCGCCCCGACCTAGCACTCACCGGTAGGGAGTGCCAAAGCCATTTCTAGCACTCACCCAAGACGAGTGCAAGGTTGGGGCGGCGTTCCGAGCCCCGGGTCCGGAGTGGAAACCGCTGATGGCCGCACGAGGCTTCTCGGCGGCCAGGGATCGC from Nocardia tengchongensis includes:
- a CDS encoding WHG domain-containing protein — protein: MPPTRSTRRSASSPASHRRPSPTACSRPRVIEDRAQTGEPSVHGHHRRDDQHEHGSPIPGYDAPKDTVAPGATVVLLLADIAGQGAAADRLTPAALPTPLPAPVRADLRALIDQQSSELPEEVLDRVFLGWTPLFGLVTFEIFGRLDGTIEAVADYFHHP
- a CDS encoding DUF4386 family protein, encoding MGSVVGETLGYSLTAVWTVLVASVLWRKGFPRWFAVLGTVAAALILLGVAAPWRVPGAQQANFAGYVLWSGWMLALAVLWGRRRE
- the groL gene encoding chaperonin GroEL (60 kDa chaperone family; promotes refolding of misfolded polypeptides especially under stressful conditions; forms two stacked rings of heptamers to form a barrel-shaped 14mer; ends can be capped by GroES; misfolded proteins enter the barrel where they are refolded when GroES binds), giving the protein MAKTIAYDEEARRGLERGLNALADAVKVTLGPKGRNVVLEKKWGAPTITNDGVSIAKEIELEDPYEKIGAELVKEVAKKTDDVAGDGTTTATVLAQALVREGLRNVAAGANPLGLKRGIEKAVEAVTAKLLDTAKEVETKEQIAATAGISAGDSSIGELIAEAMDKVGKEGVITVEESNTFGLQLELTEGMRFDKGYISGYFVTDPERQEAVLEDPYILLVGSKISTVKDLLPLLEKVIQAGKPLLIIAEDVEGEALSTLVVNKIRGTFKSIAVKAPGFGDRRKAMLADIAILTGGEVISEEVGLSLETAGIELLGQARKVVITKDETTIVEGAGDAEAIKGRVQQIRTEIENSDSDYDREKLQERLAKLAGGVAVIKAGAATEVELKERKHRIEDAVRNAKAAVEEGIVAGGGVALLQSAPALDALTLTGDEATGANIVRVALSAPLKQIAFNAGLEPGVVAEKVSNLPAGHGLNADSGEYVDLLAAGVADPVKVTRSALQNAASIAALFLTTEAVVADKPEKAAPAGDPTGGMGGMDF
- a CDS encoding SDR family NAD(P)-dependent oxidoreductase gives rise to the protein MQDISSLLHKIRHGLDTQVSLSRLRRDRTLADAVAGRTVLLTGASSGIGRVAAIQLGAAGATVLLVARRAEELARVVAEIEAEGGKAVAYPCDLNDFDALDAMTAQVLADHGHVDILVNNAGRSIRRSLDQSYDRFHDYERTMRLNYFAAVRLILAFAPAMRDRRDGQIINILSLANLYGGPGYAAYVASKAALDSLSTNLQAETQTENLRFTSIYLPLVRTDMITANPVYQQATANALTADEGGRIICDAIIDRPRRLAPVMGRVAALVDSVLPERADTIRHARFRQGM